The following is a genomic window from Corynebacterium incognita.
GGGGTGGCCGATCTCATTGTTGAAGGAGCCCGGGGGCGCGACGGTCTCGCCATCGGTGCGCAGAACGGTGGCCACCAGGTCCTTCGTCGACGTCTTTCCCGCCGAGCCGGTGATCCCGACGATGCTCAGGCCCTTGGCCGCCAGATTGTGGGTGACGTGGCTGGCGATCTTGCCGAGCGCTTGCACGACCGCGGCGGCGGACCCGTCTTCGTCGTGGGCGTAGATATCAGCGTTCGCGCCGTCGCCGGTGGGCTTGCCCACGGGCTCGACGACGACGGCGGGCACGCCCACCTCACGGGCGGCGAGCACCGCCACGGCGCCCTGTTTTACGGCGGTGGCTGCGAAGTCGTGCCCGTCCACCTTGGCGCCGGGCAGCGCGATAAACAGCCCTCCCGGGGTAATCTTGCGGGAGTCGAATTCGGGGAAAGCGGTGACCACTGCCTCAGGGTCCGTTACGTCGGCGAGGCGGCCACCGGTGATGTCGGCCAGTTGGTTGAGGGTCAATTCAATCATGAGGAACCTACTTTTCGCTCTCGTCCGTTGCCAGGCGTTGTTGAAGTGCGCGGGAAAGTTCTTCTCGGTCGTCGAAGTGGTGAGTCACGGTGCCTACGATCTGCCCGACCTCGTGGCCCTTGCCCACCACAATAACCGCGTCACCCGGCTGCGCCCAGGCAACCACCGCATCGATGGCAGCCGCGCGGCTGCCCTCCTCCACAATCTCCACCTGGTGGCCGGTCGCCCCGGCCTTCTCGGCGACCTCACGGGCACCGGCGATGACGGCGGCGCGAATTGCCGCGGGGTCCTCGGTGCGCGGGTTGTCATCCGTCACCACCACGTAGTCCGCGCGCTCGGCGGCCGCGGCGCCCATGATGGGGCGCTTGGAGGAGTCGCGGTCGCCGCCGGCTCCCACCACGATGCCGATGCGGCCGCCTTGCCCGGCGTTATCCAGCTGCTCACGCAAGGTGTCCAGCACCGCCGCGACGGCCGCGGGCTTGTGCGCGTAGTCCACGACGGCGATAAAGCCTTGGCCTTCGTCCACGCGCTGCATGCGTCCAGGCACCGCGACCTGCGAGAGGGCCTGGGTAAAGTCCTGCGCGTCCACGCCCACGGCCGCAACCATGGCGGTCGCCACGGCGGCGTTAGCCACATTGAAATCCCCCGGCAACGGCAGATCGAACTCCCACTCTGCGTCGCCGACGCTCAAGGCCACGCGCTGCTCGCCGGTGGGCTGAGTAGAGACCATGCGGGCGCTCACCCCTGCATTGACCGCGTGGCCGCTCCCCTTGGTGGCAACGCAAGTCGCGCCGTCGACCTCGTCGGCCAAGCGCTGGCCCCACTCGTCGTCCACACAGATAACTGCCTTGTCGGCGGCCACGGGGCCGTCGACAAGCTTCTTCTTCGCCTGGAAATAGTCCTCCATGGTGGGATGGAAATCCAGGTGGTCTTGGGACAAGTTGGTAAATCCGCCCACCGCGAACTGAGTCCCCTGCACGCGCCCCAGCTCGAGCGCGTGGGAGGATACCTCCATGACCACGTGGCTCACGCCGGAGTCCAGCATCTGCTTGAACAGTTCCTGCAGGCGCGGTGCCTCCGGCGTAGTCAGCGAGGTCGGCACCGGTTCCCGATTGATCCGCGTACCGGTGGTACCGATGAGGCCCACGCTGTGCCCTGCGGCCAGGAGCCCTTCCTCGATGAGGTAGCTCGTGGTGGTTTTACCTGAGGTGCCGGTGACGCCGAGAACGGTCAGTTCCCGGGTGGGATGCCCATAGATTTCCGCGGCCACATTGCCGAGTATCGCGCGAATATCTTCCACCACGATGACCGGGCGGGTCTCCCCAGCGGCTTTCAGCAGTTCGAGGCCTGCCTCATCAGTGAGGATGGCCAGCGCCGGGGTGCCGGCGGCGTAGCGTGCCCCGTGCGAGCGGGTGCCCGGCAGTGCCGCGAAGATCGAATCCTCGCGGAGCGCTGAGGAGTCCAGGCTAATGGAACCGACCGCTACGGCTCCGTGCTTATCGACGTCCTCGGTCGACGCGGCGTCGGCAAGCGCCAAGCGGCCCTGCGCCAGTTCCGCGAGGTGAGAGAGTGTAGTAGTCATATCGTTCCTTATTCTCAGGTCAAGCTATTGTTCGGTGCAATCTCAAACTAATAATGCTATTCAGTTCTCAACCGTGTTCTTAAGGTGGCGCGGGGCCACGCAAGGCTTATTGCTTGCGCAGCACCAGCGGCTCCTTGACCGGCTGGGACGGCGGAATGTTGTCACGCGAGAGCAGCCACGAAGCGATGTCCTTGAACAACGGCGCGGTGGACTGACCGCCCTGGCCGTCGTCACCCACGCCGGACTTCGGGTCATCGAGCACGATGGCCACCACGAACCGAGGATCATCGGCTGGGGCGATGCCAGCGAAGGTAATCCAGTACTCGGAATTGGAATACGCGCCAGTCTTCTCATCGACCTTCTGCGCGGTGCCCGTCTTGCCCGAGAGTTGATAGCCCTCAATATTGTTTCCAGAGGCGGTACCGTTTTGAATCCCTGCCGGGTCATCCTGGAAGATCGCACGGAACATGTTGACCACTTCCTTGGCGGTCTTTTCGCTTACCACGCGGGTCTTCTTCGCGTCGGGGCCCTTGGTGTCCTCTGACTTGGCGGAGGTCTCC
Proteins encoded in this region:
- a CDS encoding UDP-N-acetylmuramoyl-L-alanyl-D-glutamate--2,6-diaminopimelate ligase, with amino-acid sequence MTTTLSHLAELAQGRLALADAASTEDVDKHGAVAVGSISLDSSALREDSIFAALPGTRSHGARYAAGTPALAILTDEAGLELLKAAGETRPVIVVEDIRAILGNVAAEIYGHPTRELTVLGVTGTSGKTTTSYLIEEGLLAAGHSVGLIGTTGTRINREPVPTSLTTPEAPRLQELFKQMLDSGVSHVVMEVSSHALELGRVQGTQFAVGGFTNLSQDHLDFHPTMEDYFQAKKKLVDGPVAADKAVICVDDEWGQRLADEVDGATCVATKGSGHAVNAGVSARMVSTQPTGEQRVALSVGDAEWEFDLPLPGDFNVANAAVATAMVAAVGVDAQDFTQALSQVAVPGRMQRVDEGQGFIAVVDYAHKPAAVAAVLDTLREQLDNAGQGGRIGIVVGAGGDRDSSKRPIMGAAAAERADYVVVTDDNPRTEDPAAIRAAVIAGAREVAEKAGATGHQVEIVEEGSRAAAIDAVVAWAQPGDAVIVVGKGHEVGQIVGTVTHHFDDREELSRALQQRLATDESEK